GTACGGGATGAGCATTTGGGTTTCAGGCCCGAATTGCCAAAACCAAAAATATTGGAAAAGTCCGAAAATAGCAGAAAATACGCCTAAAATGCACACCATGTCGACCATGAATTCGAAAGGACGACAGCGGGCTGTTTCTAGATGCACAGTGCAAAGAACAAGGCTTAGGAAACAAGTAACTATCCCTGAAAAAAGCAAAGAACCGTAGGGGGAATGAGCTTGGGCAGATACTGCAATGAACAAGAATAAAGAGAGAAGAAAAATAAGCGATGAGCGAGGAAAATGAATTTCCCTGGACTTTGCAGAAAAAAAATAAAAAATTGAAAAAGAGGCGAGAATGCAGAATAGGAAAAACCGGCTTGAATTAGCAGAGAGGCTAAAGCCCAAGGGTGTATAAAACTGAAAAACCCCTAAGAATGCAAAAAAAATCAACCATCCCTTTGTTTTTTCTGCTGACATCAAAAAGATCCAACAGCCTCCATAAAAAAAAACAGGGACTTCAAAAAGCAAGGACCCCTCAACTGAAATTGAGGGGCCCTTGCTTTTTTACCTTAGAGTTGGTTCCATGTAGCGTCAGAAGAAAACTCGGTGTTTAGAGTAGGCTTCACGTCGTCGCTGATACCTTCGGCCCAGAAAATGCCGGTCTCATTGTGGGCAGTACCGAAGGTGCGGGTTCCTTGAACGTTGCGAGTGGCAACTGCATAAGTTGTCGCTGTCCCGAGATAGAGGGCCTCGACCCTCGGCGACAAAGGTACCGTAGGGCCGCCGGTGCCACAGGTTATTTGTTTGTCATCGTCGGCTTTTGTGAAACCAAACGCATGACCTGAAAAAAGAAGCACAAAAGCTGCGAGAAGAACCACCATTTTTTTCATATTATTGACTCCTCAACAATTCTGTTAGTTAGTCGCGGGGTATTGGTAATTTTCAGCGTAATGGGCTTCCACCGAGGTGCGGATCGTCCGCAAATCACTCTGCGCCGCCGAATTGAACGCTCTCTCGCGATAGCTCGCAAACTGCGGAATGGCAATCGCTGCCAGGATGCCGATGATCGCGACGACGATCAGCAGCTCGATGAGGGTAAAACCCTTCTGGTTTTTCTTGAACTTTGACAACATGTCTTCTTGCTCCTTTCTGGGTTAAGAACATGGGCCTGAACGACCACAGCGACAAAAACTTTTTGAGGCCTCCGGATGCCTCGCCGGTTGGTTGCAATCTGGTATCCCTATCAGCAACTGCCGTGCCAAGCTCTTAACCTCGCTTCATAAACAACTATTTTTGTGAATTTTCAGCCACATAGAAAGAACACGGCAAACAGTTACAAAAAAGACCGGCGCAGAGGCCGGTCGGCTGAACATTTTGCGTCATGGGGACGTGACAAAAGTTGTCACACCGGCCCCTGATTCGCTACGCTCGTGTTTCCCCGACCCACCCTCTACTCTTCATCATCCGGCGAAATACCGAACTTGGCCAGCCGGTAGCGAATGGAGCGAAAGGAGATACCCAGCAGTTCGGCGGCCTTCTTGCGCACTCCGCCGGTTTTTTCCAGGGCTTTTTGCAGAATTTCCTGCTCGATGCTGCCGAGATAGGCATCGAGATCAAAGCCGCTGTCGGGGATTTCGGTGCTCACGGCTTCACCGGCCGGGGTGACCCCGCCCTGCAAGGGCAGCGGCAGGCAGTCGGCAGTGACTCTGTCGGAAGCACCGAGGACGACGCAGCGTTCGATGACATTTTCGAGTTCGCGGATGTTGCCCGGCCAGCGGTATTCGAGGAGCCGACGCATGGCCGCCTCTTCCACCTGGAAGCCTTGGCGGCCGGTCAGCTTGTGGTAAAGATATTCGACGAGCAGGGGGATGTCTTCGCGCCGCTCACGCAGAGACGGCAATTCAATACGGATGACGTTGAGGCGGTAGAACAGATCCTCGCGAAAGGCGCCGATTTTCA
The nucleotide sequence above comes from Geoalkalibacter ferrihydriticus DSM 17813. Encoded proteins:
- a CDS encoding type IV pilin protein gives rise to the protein MLSKFKKNQKGFTLIELLIVVAIIGILAAIAIPQFASYRERAFNSAAQSDLRTIRTSVEAHYAENYQYPATN